In Mus caroli chromosome 9, CAROLI_EIJ_v1.1, whole genome shotgun sequence, a single window of DNA contains:
- the Rdx gene encoding radixin isoform X3 codes for MPKPINVRVTTMDAELEFAIQPNTTGKQLFDQVVKTVGLREVWFFGLQYVDSKGYSTWLKLNKKVTQQDVKKENPLQFKFRAKFFPEDVSEELIQEITQRLFFLQVKEAILNDEIYCPPETAVLLASYAVQAKYGDYNKEIHKPGYLANDRLLPQRVLEQHKLTKEQWEERIQNWHEEHRGMLREDSMMEYLKIAQDLEMYGVNYFEIKNKKGTELWLGVDALGLNIYEHDDKLTPKIGFPWSEIRNISFNDKKFVIKPIDKKAPDFVFYAPRLRINKRILALCMGNHELYMRRRKPDTIEVQQMKAQAREEKHQKQLERAQLENEKKKREIAEKEKERIEREKEELMERLRQIEEQTVKAQKELEEQTRKALELEQERQRAKEEAERLDRERRAAEEAKSAIAKQAADQMKNQEQLAAELAEFTAKIALLEEAKKKKEEEATEWQHKAFAAQEDLEKTKEELKTVMSAPPPPPPPPVIPPTENEHDEQDENSAEASAELSSEGVMNHRSEEERVTETQKNERVKKQLQALSSELAQARDETKKTQNDVLHAENVKAGRDKYKTLRQIRQGNTKQRIDEFEAMWGPKLYALFQMRSCQSSIKQM; via the exons atgccgaAGCCA atCAATGTAAGAGTAACTACAATGGACGCTGAGCTAGAATTTGCCATTCAGCCCAATACAACTGGCAAACAACTTTTTGACCAG GTTGTAAAAACAGTTGGCTTACGTGAGGTCTGGTTTTTTGGGCTGCAATATGTAGACAGTAAAGGATATTCTACATGGCTTAAATTGAATAAAAAG GTAACACAGCAagatgttaaaaaagaaaatcctttacaGTTCAAGTTTAGAGCTAAATTCTTTCCTGAAGATGTTTCTGAGGAATTGATTCAAGAAATAACACAGAGACTTTTCTTCTTGCAAGTTAAAGAAGCCATCTTAAATGATGAGATATATTGCCCACCAGAAACTGCAGTTCTTTTGGCTTCGTATGCTGTCCAAGCCAAGTATGGAGATTATAATAAAGAGATTCACAAACCAGGCTATCTGGCTAATGACAGACTCTTACCACAGCG TGTTTTGGAACAACACAAACTGACCAAagagcagtgggaggagagaatacAGAACTGGCATGAGGAACACAGAGGGATGCTAAG GGAAGATTCCATGATGGAATACTTGAAGATTGCGCAAGATCTAGAGATGTATGGTGTCAACTACTTTGAAATCAAGAATAAGAAGGGTACTGAGCTGTGGCTGGGTGTTGATGCTTTAGGCCTGAATATTTATGAGCATGATGACAA gtTAACACCTAAAATTGGTTTTCCCTGGAGTGAAAtcagaaatatttcatttaatgaCAAAAAATTCGTTATAAAGCCAATTGACAAAAAGGCACCT GATTTTGTCTTCTATGCACCTCGTCTGAGAATCAATAAACGAATTTTGGCCTTATGTATGGGAAACCATGAACTGTACATGCGAAGGAGAAAGCCTGATACTATTGAAGTACAGCAGATGAAGGCTCAGGCCCGGGAGGAAAAGCATCAGAAGCAGCTAGAAAG GGCACAATtagagaatgaaaagaagaaacgAGAAAtagcagaaaaggaaaaggaaagaatagaaCGTGAAAAGGAAGAGCTGATGGAGCGTCTGAGGCAGATCGAAGAGCAGACAGTGAAAGCCCAGAAAG AACTAGAAGAACAGACTCGGAAAGCTCTGGAACTGGAGCAGGAGCGCCAGCGAgcaaaagaggaggcagagcGGCTAGACAGGGAGCGCCGGGCTGCGGAAGAGGCCAAGTCTGCAATCGCCAAGCAAGCTGCTGACCAGATGAAGAACCAGGAGCAGCTG gcAGCAGAACTTGCCGAATTCACTGCCAAGATTGCACTTTTagaagaagccaagaagaaaaaggaagaggaagctaCTGAGTGGCAGCACAAA GCTTTTGCAGCTCAGGAAGACTTGGAAAAAACCAAAGAAGAGCTAAAAACTGTGATGTCTGCgccacctccacctccccctcccccagtcatCCCTCCCACAGAGAATGAGCATGACGAGCAGGACGAGAACAGTGCGGAGGCCAGCGCCGAGCTGTCCAGCGAGGGGGTGATGAACCACCGAAGCGAGGAGGAGCGGGTCACCGAGACCCAGAAGAATGAACGCGTGAAGAAGCAGCTCCAG gcATTAAGTTCAGAATTAGCCCAAGCCAGAGATGAGACCAAGAAGACACAGAATGATGTTCTTCACGCTGAGAATGTCAAGGCAGGCCGTGATAAGTACAAGACCCTTCGGCAGATTCGACAAGGCAATACGAAGCAGCGCATCGATGAGTTTGAAGCAAT
- the Rdx gene encoding radixin isoform X1 has product MPKPINVRVTTMDAELEFAIQPNTTGKQLFDQVVKTVGLREVWFFGLQYVDSKGYSTWLKLNKKVTQQDVKKENPLQFKFRAKFFPEDVSEELIQEITQRLFFLQVKEAILNDEIYCPPETAVLLASYAVQAKYGDYNKEIHKPGYLANDRLLPQRVLEQHKLTKEQWEERIQNWHEEHRGMLREDSMMEYLKIAQDLEMYGVNYFEIKNKKGTELWLGVDALGLNIYEHDDKLTPKIGFPWSEIRNISFNDKKFVIKPIDKKAPDFVFYAPRLRINKRILALCMGNHELYMRRRKPDTIEVQQMKAQAREEKHQKQLERAQLENEKKKREIAEKEKERIEREKEELMERLRQIEEQTVKAQKELEEQTRKALELEQERQRAKEEAERLDRERRAAEEAKSAIAKQAADQMKNQEQLAAELAEFTAKIALLEEAKKKKEEEATEWQHKAFAAQEDLEKTKEELKTVMSAPPPPPPPPVIPPTENEHDEQDENSAEASAELSSEGVMNHRSEEERVTETQKNERVKKQLQALSSELAQARDETKKTQNDVLHAENVKAGRDKYKTLRQIRQGNTKQRIDEFEAM; this is encoded by the exons atgccgaAGCCA atCAATGTAAGAGTAACTACAATGGACGCTGAGCTAGAATTTGCCATTCAGCCCAATACAACTGGCAAACAACTTTTTGACCAG GTTGTAAAAACAGTTGGCTTACGTGAGGTCTGGTTTTTTGGGCTGCAATATGTAGACAGTAAAGGATATTCTACATGGCTTAAATTGAATAAAAAG GTAACACAGCAagatgttaaaaaagaaaatcctttacaGTTCAAGTTTAGAGCTAAATTCTTTCCTGAAGATGTTTCTGAGGAATTGATTCAAGAAATAACACAGAGACTTTTCTTCTTGCAAGTTAAAGAAGCCATCTTAAATGATGAGATATATTGCCCACCAGAAACTGCAGTTCTTTTGGCTTCGTATGCTGTCCAAGCCAAGTATGGAGATTATAATAAAGAGATTCACAAACCAGGCTATCTGGCTAATGACAGACTCTTACCACAGCG TGTTTTGGAACAACACAAACTGACCAAagagcagtgggaggagagaatacAGAACTGGCATGAGGAACACAGAGGGATGCTAAG GGAAGATTCCATGATGGAATACTTGAAGATTGCGCAAGATCTAGAGATGTATGGTGTCAACTACTTTGAAATCAAGAATAAGAAGGGTACTGAGCTGTGGCTGGGTGTTGATGCTTTAGGCCTGAATATTTATGAGCATGATGACAA gtTAACACCTAAAATTGGTTTTCCCTGGAGTGAAAtcagaaatatttcatttaatgaCAAAAAATTCGTTATAAAGCCAATTGACAAAAAGGCACCT GATTTTGTCTTCTATGCACCTCGTCTGAGAATCAATAAACGAATTTTGGCCTTATGTATGGGAAACCATGAACTGTACATGCGAAGGAGAAAGCCTGATACTATTGAAGTACAGCAGATGAAGGCTCAGGCCCGGGAGGAAAAGCATCAGAAGCAGCTAGAAAG GGCACAATtagagaatgaaaagaagaaacgAGAAAtagcagaaaaggaaaaggaaagaatagaaCGTGAAAAGGAAGAGCTGATGGAGCGTCTGAGGCAGATCGAAGAGCAGACAGTGAAAGCCCAGAAAG AACTAGAAGAACAGACTCGGAAAGCTCTGGAACTGGAGCAGGAGCGCCAGCGAgcaaaagaggaggcagagcGGCTAGACAGGGAGCGCCGGGCTGCGGAAGAGGCCAAGTCTGCAATCGCCAAGCAAGCTGCTGACCAGATGAAGAACCAGGAGCAGCTG gcAGCAGAACTTGCCGAATTCACTGCCAAGATTGCACTTTTagaagaagccaagaagaaaaaggaagaggaagctaCTGAGTGGCAGCACAAA GCTTTTGCAGCTCAGGAAGACTTGGAAAAAACCAAAGAAGAGCTAAAAACTGTGATGTCTGCgccacctccacctccccctcccccagtcatCCCTCCCACAGAGAATGAGCATGACGAGCAGGACGAGAACAGTGCGGAGGCCAGCGCCGAGCTGTCCAGCGAGGGGGTGATGAACCACCGAAGCGAGGAGGAGCGGGTCACCGAGACCCAGAAGAATGAACGCGTGAAGAAGCAGCTCCAG gcATTAAGTTCAGAATTAGCCCAAGCCAGAGATGAGACCAAGAAGACACAGAATGATGTTCTTCACGCTGAGAATGTCAAGGCAGGCCGTGATAAGTACAAGACCCTTCGGCAGATTCGACAAGGCAATACGAAGCAGCGCATCGATGAGTTTGAAGCAATGTGA
- the Rdx gene encoding radixin isoform X2: protein MPKPINVRVTTMDAELEFAIQPNTTGKQLFDQVVKTVGLREVWFFGLQYVDSKGYSTWLKLNKKVTQQDVKKENPLQFKFRAKFFPEDVSEELIQEITQRLFFLQVKEAILNDEIYCPPETAVLLASYAVQAKYGDYNKEIHKPGYLANDRLLPQRVLEQHKLTKEQWEERIQNWHEEHRGMLREDSMMEYLKIAQDLEMYGVNYFEIKNKKGTELWLGVDALGLNIYEHDDKLTPKIGFPWSEIRNISFNDKKFVIKPIDKKAPDFVFYAPRLRINKRILALCMGNHELYMRRRKPDTIEVQQMKAQAREEKHQKQLERAQLENEKKKREIAEKEKERIEREKEELMERLRQIEEQTVKAQKGCIIKVLMVYIQNSERSTEEYKGDRA, encoded by the exons atgccgaAGCCA atCAATGTAAGAGTAACTACAATGGACGCTGAGCTAGAATTTGCCATTCAGCCCAATACAACTGGCAAACAACTTTTTGACCAG GTTGTAAAAACAGTTGGCTTACGTGAGGTCTGGTTTTTTGGGCTGCAATATGTAGACAGTAAAGGATATTCTACATGGCTTAAATTGAATAAAAAG GTAACACAGCAagatgttaaaaaagaaaatcctttacaGTTCAAGTTTAGAGCTAAATTCTTTCCTGAAGATGTTTCTGAGGAATTGATTCAAGAAATAACACAGAGACTTTTCTTCTTGCAAGTTAAAGAAGCCATCTTAAATGATGAGATATATTGCCCACCAGAAACTGCAGTTCTTTTGGCTTCGTATGCTGTCCAAGCCAAGTATGGAGATTATAATAAAGAGATTCACAAACCAGGCTATCTGGCTAATGACAGACTCTTACCACAGCG TGTTTTGGAACAACACAAACTGACCAAagagcagtgggaggagagaatacAGAACTGGCATGAGGAACACAGAGGGATGCTAAG GGAAGATTCCATGATGGAATACTTGAAGATTGCGCAAGATCTAGAGATGTATGGTGTCAACTACTTTGAAATCAAGAATAAGAAGGGTACTGAGCTGTGGCTGGGTGTTGATGCTTTAGGCCTGAATATTTATGAGCATGATGACAA gtTAACACCTAAAATTGGTTTTCCCTGGAGTGAAAtcagaaatatttcatttaatgaCAAAAAATTCGTTATAAAGCCAATTGACAAAAAGGCACCT GATTTTGTCTTCTATGCACCTCGTCTGAGAATCAATAAACGAATTTTGGCCTTATGTATGGGAAACCATGAACTGTACATGCGAAGGAGAAAGCCTGATACTATTGAAGTACAGCAGATGAAGGCTCAGGCCCGGGAGGAAAAGCATCAGAAGCAGCTAGAAAG GGCACAATtagagaatgaaaagaagaaacgAGAAAtagcagaaaaggaaaaggaaagaatagaaCGTGAAAAGGAAGAGCTGATGGAGCGTCTGAGGCAGATCGAAGAGCAGACAGTGAAAGCCCAGAAAG GCTGTATAATAAAAGTATTAATGGTTTACATACAAAACTCTGAAAGAAGCACTGAAGAGTATAAGGGAGATAGAGCATAA